The Megalobrama amblycephala isolate DHTTF-2021 linkage group LG8, ASM1881202v1, whole genome shotgun sequence region GTCACACAGAAAGCTTTATGAAGTTTTATTGTTACCGAGGTCAGTgaaactttgtgctttgtaattTATTAAGTCTTGACACAGACCATTTATAGTAGCTATACAGTACAAAATATAGAAAATGGACTCAGGAAATGCAGACTATCATATACAGAGAGAGGTTATAGATGAACAGAGGCTGAAAGAGCGTTCGCAGAGAATGGACCGTTCCCAGACCAACCTTTCCATCTCACATCGGCTGAAGAAATCACTCAGGTAAGATACAGCCATGAAAGCAACTGTTTGTGTGAATGGAATCAgcattgttttaagtgttttctttgtttttttcagcTGTTCTGTACCCAAACTGAAACATAGCATAGTTGGTTTCTTGCCTGTTCTGTCCTGGTTGCCCCGTTACTCCATCTGGGATTATGGCATGCCCGATCTCATCTCTGGCATTAGTGTGGGCATTATGCACCTTCCACAGGGTAAAAGCATAtttcttgactttttaatgacTGAAACACAGTATAATCTATGTTTGAGACcttgtatttgtgtgttttagGAATGGCATATGCTTTGCTGGCTTCATTGCCTCCGGTATTTGGACTCTACACATCCCTCTATCCtccattaatttattttatttttgggacCTCCAGACACATTTCCATAGGTGAGAGCCTAATTTGTATTTGAACACTAATGAAAATGATTAACTTTAGTTGGTTTTATTTTGTCTAAATGGATTGTTTTCTGCTTGAATCTTGTGTACATTGTCTATTTTTGATCTTGCAATATAAAAACTGAACTTCACAATGTTCTGActctaaatgtgtgtgtgtgtgtgtgtgtgtgtgtgtgtaggcacATTTACTATCCTCAGTATTATGATTGGTAGTGTGACAGAGAGACTGGCCccagatgcagattttctgatTTACAATGGCACTAATGTGACTGAAGAGGTGGATATCATATCTAGAGACTTGTACAGAGTACAGGTTGCTGCTGCCACCACTGTACTGGGAGGACTTATTCaggtaataaataaaaacacatacgGATTGATGCaaacacataaaaatgtatatacctAAAGCCAtgtcatttataaatatacacagagTAAATATATATgctaccgtttaaaagtttggggtcagtagagttttttttttttttaaagaaataatactTATTCAGCAGggattcattaaattgatcaaaagagaaagtaaagacatttacaatgttaaaaaaagatttgtttaaaaataaatgttgttcttttcttctattcatcaaatatattattttatataaaaaaacattaagcagcacaacagtttaataataataagaagaaatgatttttgagcaccaaatcagcaaattcGAATGATTTCAAAAGGATCTTGTGACACTatagactagagtaatgatgctgaaaatgtagctttttaaaaatatataacaaatcttttaaaatagaaaacagttattttaaattgtaataatatttcacaatattactatatttactgtaattttgttcaaataaatgcagctttggtaagcatgagagacttctttgaaaataataaaaaaccttaccgacctcaaacttttaaatggtagtgtatatactgtacatatattCACTATTTCACATGAATTATAATGTATCAGTTTCACATTggaattaaatacaattttgcaTTCTCACTCTTAGGTTGTATTAGGTTTGGTGCAGTTTGGGTTTGTTGGTACGTATCTTTCAGAGCCATTGGTCAGAGGTTATACTACAGCTGCTTCTCTTCATGCTGTAGTAGCCCAGTTAAAGTACATCCTTGGAGTCTCACCCAAGCGCTTCAGTGGACCTCTGTCTATTGTCTATGTAAGTACAAGCTCACAAACAGAAAAATGCATTGGATGTGCATGCCTCAGTGCATGCAGACTTAAGCATTATTAAGCACTACTCTGTCATTTCTCTGTGCAGACTCTAGCAGACTTGGTTATGCTGTTGCCAGAGACTCATCTTCCAACTCTGCTGGCCAGTGTTGTGTCCATAGTGGTTCTCATCACTGCCAAAGAGCTTAACAATGCGCTCAGGCAAAAACTGCTGGTGCCTATTCCGGTGGAACTCTGCACTGTACGTATTGTAATCAGTGACAAATGTCCATTTTCAAATACCAAGTTGTACttagtaatatttttatttaatatgatttattaaatCTCAATCAGTAATCAATCTCAATCTCTATCAGTATCTCTGTTGTATCTTTCAGTAGTGGCTGTCCTTGATGCCCTCTCTGTGCTATTAATCTGTGTAGTCAGCAATTCAACTCTCTGCATTAGAGTGTTTGCATCATATCCCCTAGTAATAACTAATTGCACCTAGTCTGGCTTCTTATTTACTACAAAGGAATCATTAACATCATTTTACCCTTAGCTCATGTAATTCATGAAAGTTTGTATATGCTTTTATGCTAGATTGTAGTGGCAACGGTTATATCATTCTACACTCGGCTGAATGAGAGCTATAAGATATCAGTCGTTGGCGAGATCCCAAGTGGGTGAGTTTTCACATCAAAAATATTTggtgtttttaaagggttagttcacccaaaaattaaatttctgtcattaattactcaccctcatgttgttccaaacccgtaagatcttcattcatcttcagaactcaaattaagatatttttgatgaaatccaagaggtttttttatctctcatagaaagcaacagaattaccacattcaagatCCAGAGACATGGTAAAGACATGgataaaatagtcaacgtgactacagtggttcaaccttaaagggatagttcacccaaaaagtgatgtttatctgcttacccccagggcatccaagatgtaggtgactttgtttcttcagtagaacacaaatgatgatttttaactccaaccgtcgatgtctgtcagtcaaataatgcgagtcaacagtatttatatcattttttacctctaatacaccactatgtccaactgcgttcagcaatcgcttggtgaggtctgatcgcgctctgacaacgacagtgatgtctAGCTCTTATTGAAGTATAaacgcgagacatcactgccgttgtcagagcgcgatcagacctcaccaagcgattgctgaacgcagttggacatagtggtgtattagaggtaaaaaatgatataaatactgttcgttttctcgcacaaaccgatcgtttcgtgtcttaggacatcaatgtgccgtcacgagccgcagggtttaatttggatctGTCTGTGCATgattattgactcttataaattgtgttaccattgacttgcattatGAGACTGACAGAAGGcgtggagttaaaaatcatcatttgtgttctgctgaagaaacaaagtcacctacatcttggatgccctgggggtaagcagataaacataaaattttcatatttgggtgaactatccctttaatgttatgaaatgatgagaatactttttgtgtgcaaaaacaaaacaaaaataactttatttcagTCTGTTACGCAGTTGACGGACGTAAACACGAAAGCTCTGCACTGCTTTCACTGCGCCAACTGTGTaacagactgacagggaagaggaaacattttttagataaagttgttatttttgttttgtttttgcacacaaaatgtattgtTGTCGCATCATAACACTgaggttgaaccattgtagtcacgttgactattttaaccatgtctttactacttctctggaccttaaatgtggtaatttcgttgctttctatgggagataaaaaatctcttggatttcattaaaagtgttccgaagatgaacgaaggtcttgcgggtttggaacgacatgagggtgagtaattaatgacagaaatttcagtttttggttgaactaaccctttaaatacttttttttctcagttagTGGTGCTTGGGAAGACAAGCATTGCAATATTATTATTGCTACCATTTATTTGACGGACATGGGGCAACCAGCTACAACACTCTAACAAACCACCtagaaaccacctagcaacatgttaaaactattcagacaccttagcaactgcatagcaatgccaTGATAACCACAACTAGCATTGTTTTGGCTCATtcacatttacttcagaaaatGCAATAATCAAGttatatatcataaaatattgaaaaaataattatatgacTGATATTTCAAGTCTTTCTGATGTGTTTTCTCAGACTTCAGCCTCCCAGGGTTCCAAACGCCAGTGTCTTTTCTGAGGTGGTGTTGGATGCTTTTGCAATAGCCATTGTGGGTTATGCAATTTCTATCTCTTTGggcaaaacctttgctctcaaACATGGTTACAAAGTAGAAAGCAACCAGGTGGGTTAATCACCATAACACATATGGATATCAAATAACTACACTACACAGCTGATCTGTCTTTTTCTCACTCATTTGTAGGAGCTGGTGGCTTTGGGTCTCAGTAATACATTTGGAGGTTTTTTCCAGTGTTTTTCAGTTTGTTCTTCTATGTCTCGCAGTCTCATACAGGAAAGCACAGGAGGCAAGACACAGGCAAGACAAATGCATTTATACATATCTGCGTATGTGTGCATTTATATATCTATGTTTGTTCATTACATTGTGTTTGTTTAGATGGCAGGAGTAGTGTCTGGTGTAATAGTACTGGTGACAGTACTAAAGTTAGGCTCACTTTTTCAGGAGCTGCCCAAGGTATGTATAAACAATCCTCTGTGCAGACTATGAGTCAGATTACCAAACTATTTTTACTTGATATAGATTCATTATACTGGTATGAgctatgaataaattatgactAGAATTTCCATTCTTTGTGTGTCTCTCTAGGCAGTTCTTGCCGCCATTGTATTTGTGAATCTGAAGGGAATGTTCAAGCAGTACTATGACATAGTCACACTGTGGCGTAGTAGCAGGATTGATCTGGTAAGTTATGCTACAGTCTCCACCAAAAATATACAAGCATTTAGTGGTGCTTCTGCATACTTAAATTCATCTGAACCACTTACGCAAAGTATTGAACTGAAAGTATtgaatatacatacacattatatatacTATAACTTGTCCTGCACTGTTACAGACATGAATGGTAGATTATGTGGCTTATAGAGGggatgtgtttttattttctaagTGAGGATCATAAAATTGCAGAAAAAAATcccattataataaaaataatacttttgcATAGCAATgtgacaaatatatatatatatttcaaaatctagtttaatattaatatttaattctgCCAATAATTTCCCTGTTTGCTGGTTTGTCTGTACTTATTAATCTCTGTGCTCtatttttgtgtttgtagttgATATGGTTGGTGACGTATGTGTCTACTGTGCTCTTTAATTTGGATATGGGTCTGGGGGCCTCCATGGGTTTTGCACTGCTCTCTGTTATCTTCAGAACTCAACGGTTGGAGTCTTTCCCTGCTTCTAATCTTCCAGCAGTGTTTCTCGCTTTTGTCATCTGCTTTGTTCTCTTACTGCATCATATCTGACCTTATCACATTACTTTTTTCTGTCTCAGGCCCAGTTATTCACTACTGGGACACCTCCCTGGTACTGAGCTGTATCTAGATATGGAGACACACAAAGAGGTGAGGTTTACATTAAGATCAAAAAACCGTAACTAATTTTAACTTCAATAAATAGACTAATAACACACAAAATGGCCCACAGTTCAACATTCCTGTGCAGTTTTGCTAAATGAAGAAATATCAGTCACATTTCCACTATTACTCCAGAAATATCAGGACAATTTGAATAGCATTGTaatagctttaatattttaaatgtatcaacCTAAGCAGACCTGTGACAATCATGCTTTGTGTTTTGCAGGTGAGGGAGGTACCCGGTATCACCATATTTCGCTCTTCCGCCACCATGTACTTTGCTAATGCTGAACTTTATCTTGAGGCccttaaaaaaaaggtaaaaatttTTTGTTTGGAACTTGGTATATAATAGGGTATGTATTTTTCAATACTTTGTAATGTCACAGTGGCTCTCAACCAGGGGCCTGGGGCCCACTAGGAGGCCTCAGCAAACGTGCAGGGTGCCTTCCATCCAAGATGGcataaaatcatttataataagacaaaacaaacattaaagggatcgttcacccaaaaattaaaattctgtcatcatttactccccctcaagttgttccaaacttcaatacatttctttgttctgctgtacacaaagcaagatatttggaagaatgtttgtaaccaagcagaaatatgaaatatccctttaacataAACTAAAACAACTATGCCACACTCTAAAATGTTTTACGTGCAAATTGTGAGTAAAGAATAAAACAACTGGATTTCTGGATGGGGCCCTTGAATATTGTTGTGGTTAGTGGGGGCCATTGGAGTCaaaaaggttgggaaccactgtctTTTAAGATGTACCTATATTATTTTCACTAATGCATATTAATTGCTGATGTTTACTCAAAGAGTGGCCTGGACATCGGGAAAATGCTCACCTATAAGCGCAGACAGGAGGCCAAGCAGAGACGCAGAGAGAGGAGAGCAGAGCGGAGAGCCAGAAGAGAGGCTAAAAGACAGGTAGAAGATTTCTGCTGTTTCCATGGTAACTGGATAAAGATATGATAAACTGCACCATTAACATGAACTAGTCCTAATCCTGTACAATCATATatgctctgttccaaaacctagtgatcTTACAGAGGCAGCCTTTAAATGCTGTTACAAAAGATATCGGTACTTATGCTGCCTTCCAAGATACCTAATTTTGTCCATATTATAAGGCAAAggcagaatcacatgtaatttTTGTGGAGAaggcaatcccagaatgcatatTGATGAGCTCattgaaaacatatttaaaaaaataaagtcattcaaTACTGAAAAGcatcaataaaaatatttcactgtaaataCAAATGgataattttacataatatttgtgtgtgctgtgtatatTCATGCATATTAGCTCAACCACATGATAATGTCAAACTCTATTGAAAGCAGTTGTTTCCTGTGCAGAGTGCTATTTATGTGGCAATTTCTAAACGGTCACAATTCCATAATGATTAAGTTGCTATGTATCCAGGAAGTCAAAAACCTAGTGAATTTATCTGCTCCAATCTGGGAACTGTCACTTTCATTCTCCTTTACAGAAAAAAGCTCTCAGGGAAGCCTCTCAGCGAtccaaaaatgctgtatttacAGTGGAAGATGAAACAGGGCAGTTGAAGGATGGAATGAATGGAGACATACACAGAGAGCTTAGCTGCAGAGAGCGGGAAAACAATACAGTGTTTGTAATACCCGAGACAGCACGGACATCTGATGGCCATCACACCTGGGTGTACCTTAAGGGCACTGACCCTGACACCGCCACCCTGGGGTCAGTGTCAGATCTACACGACGGGGACATCACCACGCTGGACTCCAGCAGTGAGGACACTTTAAGCAGGGACCTGGAGAGGATTTCTCTGGGATCCCTGGGGAAGTGGACCTGGGATATCCACTCCATCATATTGGATTTCTCCACTGCTAACTTTACTGATACAGTGGCCATTAAGACATTAAGGAATGTAAGTGATCCAAAAGTCCAACAGAGAAAAAGTGACTTTGCATTGCAACCAAGTTCTCATCACCATCTCTTATTGTAGATATTCCATGATTTTGGAGAGATCGATGTGGATATCTACTTGGCAGGCTGTCAAGGTAATGGGTCTATCATCATTACTTGTAAGATCAGCCTTCCTGTCAGATGTTTTATTCAGTCACTGATTAAAATATGTGGCCTGTGCATTGTTTTCACTCAAGCACTGGTGGTGGAACAGCTTGAACGTGGCGGCTTCTTCTCGGATGTCatcactgaagggcgtgtcttTGCTACTGTGCATGATGCTGTTTTGTACTGTCTCAAGCATCGAGGAGCTGTGACCATTCACAGCTATGAGAATGCTCTGGTAGGTTCTATATGTACACTATATTTGCTCACCAATATCATATATATCACATACGTGATAATATCATATACGTGATTTCAAACTTCTCATTTCAGGATATAAGTGGTACCCGACTATAAGAGAAGATTTCTGATTTCTTGATTGATGATTCATCTTGTTCTACATGCTCATACAAGCTATACACAAAAAAGTAAACCTCTCCGTCAAGTTATGTCTATGAAATTAATGCTCAAATAGCATTTGGCTCAGCATTTGACAGTAATGAAGCAAGTCTGTTACTTTTTTCTGATTTGGTTATGAAACATAggcatttaaatgtaatatttttgtgtttgtatttttttggtttatttcacTAGTAAAGgattattgtaaattatactGATTGAACACTTACTTTTAAATGCAATGTAATTGGATTTTATACCATTTTatgaaaatggttatttttaacttaaaaagcAACAGACAAGTAGAAAAGTAGAAAAAtgcaatttgtttttaaagaaaacagcCTAGtctctgattggtcattttaataatttattcaacaaAGTGATTCTGTGCATTTTAACAGCAACAATGTGATTCAAActccaacaaataaataaaataagttaacCTCAGTCAGTCTTTGGATGCATTGcaattaacaaagaaaaaacattacaaaataaattattaaaatccaaacaaatCATACAAGATTGTGCAAGTTTTACATGCTTTTTTTCCCCAGGTATATCTGAATGGGAATAAGTGTAAGAAACATCCTGACAGAGATGACTAGATGTTACATAGGTTACAACTCAACTATTTTTAGTTACTAGTTATGATAATAAACTAACCTGTAGTCCATTGACAAGAACTACAACTAGTTAATGCTGAGTGCACCTGCAGATAACGTTTCTCAAGTGTTTGGTGATTTTGATGTCAGTTAAAATGTCACTTCAGTAGAAAGcaacaatatatatttacacattcTTTGGCCACATACACTCTACATCCTCCAGCAATTGTGAAGTTGCTTAAGCACTGACTGTGCTTTATTTGCTGGAGGTTGCCAAAATCCCTAGTCATAATAACTGTCATCCCACCAGGGAAGAGATACACATCTCGGATGCACTTCTATTTACTATCACTGCATTTAACGATTAGCTGCGGTGTACAACCTTTGGAAGGTACAGTAGAGTGTCAATCTGTATGTAAACAAAGTTGTCAAATATGGCTGCATTCCCATGTAATGggaataataatattaatgccTTCAATATCTACATTAGGAACAGTAGCATTGTCTTTCACAATTGCATAAAGCTCAGGCTGCTTATCCCTGAATCCAACCCAACACAGGTTCCAGCTCAAACACTGAGACCGCTGAAGGCTGGGTAAAGCTCATTCAATTATGAATATGAGGAAATGTTGGTAGGGCTACATTTCTATAGTGTGCATTTGTGTGGAAGAGCGAAACATaccacatacacatacacaagtgtattttgtgtgtttgttggtATGAGGTCAGTGCTTCAGGGTGTTTGAGTGATGCAgaggcatgtgtgtgtgtatagtgatgttctgctgtgtgtgtgaaagagaaagTGGCTAACTATAGACAGAAGTCAATGTGTATATTTGTGCATTGTTGTACCTGGATTTGTGTATGTGTTTACAGGTCTTGGTGTGTTTCAGTGTGTTGGTCTGTGTTCAGCTCTGAAATGAGTTCTTCTTGCTCTTGTGTCTCTTGTTGAGAAACTAAATGCTGGTAGCGCACCTGGCGCTGGTAGTCTGGATCGACATTGATCCAATTATTGGCAACCCACTTAGTCCCTCGTGTCACCACACAGCCACCATGAAGAGAGTACTCATCCTGTTCACCCACCCAACCTACAGAGGGCAGCACAGAACAACAATTACAGCTTATAAACATTTTACAGACAATTTATCTGGACAGTGAGGTCTAAAAGTCTCAAGTTAGACTTTCTACCACTTAAATTGTTATGCTGATAAAACAATTTGGGTTTGTGTATCAAACAATGATTCAACATAAAATGAAGTTTATGGATAATTGGTGCAAATATTGCACCACCATTATGTTTTATTCAGCTGTTTTCCAAAAGGTTAAACAATACATGACAAAACAGCAGACAAGTTATATTCATTACCTCTGCCATCGGAGAGATAGTTATACCAGAAAACTGCCGTCCCCTTGATGGGCTTCACTCTCAGGTTGCCTTTATCACAATGTTTCCTGGTGTCCAACAGATCCACATCATTCTGTATCAGTGACTGGAAAACACACATATTCATGCACATAATTATTGGCTGTTACTAGTGCAAAAATCTTGCTTTTGACACTGCAAAGACGTTTTATTCAACAGGACACACCGCTTCTTCATAAGTCCTGTTATCTGCCACTGGAAAGGTAGTCTCCCCTCCTTCTTCTACATTACTAAGGTAAAACAGAACCGTGATGTACctgcaaaaaaaacacaaatactaTGAACTTAAGGGGCGGGGAATGTATGTTACATAATATTAACTTCATTTAAGGAAAGTGCCCCATTacactattttaaaggttcGTAATTTTCTTTCGGAGGTCTCCtataataggtttacatgcatctaaggtcaaaaaacactctaattttctcataatatacattgcagcatcacctcttttctcacagtgtctgaaaagGATTGATCAAGGATCTGGtgtctctaaacccctccttttcAAGAGCAtactgtgctctgattggtcaaactAACTACCGCTTACAGTGCGTGTTGGAAAAGAAACGTCCATTATCATATATGAATTTTGGCTCTGGAGGTACTTGTATAGACAGTGATATGAACAGTAACAGTAATGGTTGGTTTTACCGTATTAATTCTAGCtgagtcctcatcctttggaatAAGGCATGCAATGTGGATTTGCTTTCGCAGCATTTTCTTGATAtgtcgacaacacaaaccaaactcttccaggcttcagctacaactacagtgtctGAGGATGGCTCAAAGTGGCTCAAAGAGATAACAACtcctttgatctttgaaactttgcagaccttttacatacacaaacagctatattacacactacatgaaaggtaatatccgAAACAGCATAACAGGGGCACTTCAATTAACTTAATATCACACTCATAATCATGCTGTTgttctaaatacatttttgcttGTGTGATAATGCTTAAATATTATCTATGAcattatatgaaatattaatcTTAATCTCTTCGGCTTACCTGCAGGAAGTCTGGAATGGGGAGGTGGTATTGGCAGCGAGGCGAGTGTGTGTGCAGGCTGTTTCAGGGTACACTGGCCCACTGTCATGATGAGCGTGGTAATGGCCGCCCTGCTCATAGCGCACCACTTGTAGAGGTTCACTTAACTCCACCAGAGAGGATGGCAGTCGCGTTAAAAGAGTGACTCttgaaagacagaaagagataTAGAGCATTAATACAAACTGAGAAACACatgaaaacttttgaaaagtagtgTATGTCAGCACACTTGATAGATGGACAAACAGAGAGCAGGTAAACCTTTTGCGAAGGTCTTGAAGAACCTGATGGGCTCCCTGACCCTGGTAGAGCCAGGTGTGTCTGCTGTTCCTCACCAGCTGGCTCCTTTCTACCCCGCGCTGTAGCAGAAACCGCTGAAAGGCATCGCTTCTCAGACGCCCAAACTCCTCTAAACTCAAGAGACCTGTGTCAAAAGACACATATACCTAAAACATACATTCGGACACTGAAATTTAACATGTATTTGGCAAACCAAGATCtatgtgtattttggatgtcTGCTTATGGGTTATCTGCAGTTAAGCTGTAATGTTCAAATAAGATCTCCTGCTTAGGTCTTTACCATTTCCATCCTGATCAACCTTTAAGCCATCATAGATTTCCTTAAGGTTCTCAGAAGTTAACCAGATTCCATCTCTCACTCGAGAGTGTGTCAATATCTACACCAGAAAATACGGCAATAAAGTTACAGATTACACGTAACGtaaatgaacaaacataaacagagatACACATGTGACATATCCACACATTACATTAACAAATCGCAAAACCAAGGCTCGGCAGACCTCGTGAGGTTGTAGTTGGCCATCTTGGTTGAGGTCAAGGAAATTGAAGATTTCCTCCGGACTGAGGTTGAGCTGCTGATTAAGTTCCTCTTGACCTTCAGGGACCATGACCTGACTCTCCATCAAACCCTTCAGCTGAGCCAGACGCACAACCACACCACACTCCTCGTCTGACAGAAAGCCAGGGATCTCTGCAGCAACGCACGCACAAACAGAGCCACAATGATGCTTCACACAGATAAGTGAATTAACACAAAAACGCTAATAACAAACAATGTATGCCTTAACAAGGACACTGAATATTTCATTTCATAAGATAACTGAACAATCTAAATTCTAGCAGATACCTTtcattaatgttcattttaaacatattgggaattattaatgaaaaatgcacacACTGCAATTATGTCATCTgacactttaaatgctcaagctctttaaagtcgGGATGTTTTTATTCTGAAACAGATTCAAACAATATTGTCATTCACCAGTTAATGTGCCCATAAAATCTTAGCGTAAGTGGTAAACAGATTCGGCTTGCTGTCTGCTATAGAGGGGTTCGGAAAGGATATTCTACCTGAGCTCCGATTGCCCCCCATAACAggcaaaaataatacaaaaaggaggagaaggggaggaggagggatgctgaaagatctaacaacaggaagaggtaagatgctggttttataccttggtattaattggaagattagatgggcgtaCTCCTCCCGAAAATTACGTTTAT contains the following coding sequences:
- the slc26a6l gene encoding solute carrier family 26 member 6, like: MDSGNADYHIQREVIDEQRLKERSQRMDRSQTNLSISHRLKKSLSCSVPKLKHSIVGFLPVLSWLPRYSIWDYGMPDLISGISVGIMHLPQGMAYALLASLPPVFGLYTSLYPPLIYFIFGTSRHISIGTFTILSIMIGSVTERLAPDADFLIYNGTNVTEEVDIISRDLYRVQVAAATTVLGGLIQVVLGLVQFGFVGTYLSEPLVRGYTTAASLHAVVAQLKYILGVSPKRFSGPLSIVYTLADLVMLLPETHLPTLLASVVSIVVLITAKELNNALRQKLLVPIPVELCTIVVATVISFYTRLNESYKISVVGEIPSGLQPPRVPNASVFSEVVLDAFAIAIVGYAISISLGKTFALKHGYKVESNQELVALGLSNTFGGFFQCFSVCSSMSRSLIQESTGGKTQMAGVVSGVIVLVTVLKLGSLFQELPKAVLAAIVFVNLKGMFKQYYDIVTLWRSSRIDLLIWLVTYVSTVLFNLDMGLGASMGFALLSVIFRTQRPSYSLLGHLPGTELYLDMETHKEVREVPGITIFRSSATMYFANAELYLEALKKKSGLDIGKMLTYKRRQEAKQRRRERRAERRARREAKRQKKALREASQRSKNAVFTVEDETGQLKDGMNGDIHRELSCRERENNTVFVIPETARTSDGHHTWVYLKGTDPDTATLGSVSDLHDGDITTLDSSSEDTLSRDLERISLGSLGKWTWDIHSIILDFSTANFTDTVAIKTLRNIFHDFGEIDVDIYLAGCQALVVEQLERGGFFSDVITEGRVFATVHDAVLYCLKHRGAVTIHSYENALDISGTRL
- the p4htmb gene encoding transmembrane prolyl 4-hydroxylase isoform X1, translated to MRDEDNIEEDDTASSAASSSSPPPRSLPRQRVSLQKSSVCSRSYFMVVMVFFHVYIINVIALLLYVHYNNGSNTSTANRDFTSRDNSQKVTGPSDPQTSADSGFPRNMYLPRIEGIRVGHVQKVSLVPGKVHEMKTLSLKPLLFEIPGFLSDEECGVVVRLAQLKGLMESQVMVPEGQEELNQQLNLSPEEIFNFLDLNQDGQLQPHEILTHSRVRDGIWLTSENLKEIYDGLKVDQDGNGLLSLEEFGRLRSDAFQRFLLQRGVERSQLVRNSRHTWLYQGQGAHQVLQDLRKRVTLLTRLPSSLVELSEPLQVVRYEQGGHYHAHHDSGPVYPETACTHTRLAANTTSPFQTSCRYITVLFYLSNVEEGGETTFPVADNRTYEEASLIQNDVDLLDTRKHCDKGNLRVKPIKGTAVFWYNYLSDGRGWVGEQDEYSLHGGCVVTRGTKWVANNWINVDPDYQRQVRYQHLVSQQETQEQEELISELNTDQHTETHQDL
- the p4htmb gene encoding transmembrane prolyl 4-hydroxylase isoform X2, giving the protein MMEPQDNIEEDDTASSAASSSSPPPRSLPRQRVSLQKSSVCSRSYFMVVMVFFHVYIINVIALLLYVHYNNGSNTSTANRDFTSRDNSQKVTGPSDPQTSADSGFPRNMYLPRIEGIRVGHVQKVSLVPGKVHEMKTLSLKPLLFEIPGFLSDEECGVVVRLAQLKGLMESQVMVPEGQEELNQQLNLSPEEIFNFLDLNQDGQLQPHEILTHSRVRDGIWLTSENLKEIYDGLKVDQDGNGLLSLEEFGRLRSDAFQRFLLQRGVERSQLVRNSRHTWLYQGQGAHQVLQDLRKRVTLLTRLPSSLVELSEPLQVVRYEQGGHYHAHHDSGPVYPETACTHTRLAANTTSPFQTSCRYITVLFYLSNVEEGGETTFPVADNRTYEEASLIQNDVDLLDTRKHCDKGNLRVKPIKGTAVFWYNYLSDGRGWVGEQDEYSLHGGCVVTRGTKWVANNWINVDPDYQRQVRYQHLVSQQETQEQEELISELNTDQHTETHQDL